From Macaca mulatta isolate MMU2019108-1 chromosome 1, T2T-MMU8v2.0, whole genome shotgun sequence, the proteins below share one genomic window:
- the MIB2 gene encoding E3 ubiquitin-protein ligase MIB2 isoform X16, which produces MDPSAHRSRAAPPNMDPDPQAGVQVGMRVVRGVDWKWGQQDGGEGGVGTVVELGRHGSPSTPDRTVVVQWDQGTRTNYRAGYQGAHDLLLYDNAQIGVRHPNIICDCCKKHGLRGMRWKCRVCLDYDLCTQCYMHNKHELAHAFDRYETAHSRPVTLSPRQGLLRIPLRGIFQGAKVVRGPDWEWGSQDGGEGKPGRVVDIRGWDVETGRSVASVTWADGTTNVYRVGHKGKVDLKCVGEAAGGFYYKDHLPRLGKPAELQRRVSADGQPFQHGDKVKCLLDTDVLREMQEGHGGWNPRMAEFIGQTGTVHRITDRGDVRVQFNHETRWTFHPGALTKALGRVGKVVKVFGDGNLRVAVAGQRWTFSPSCLVAYRPEEDANLDVAERARENKSSLSVALDKLRAQKSDPEHPGRLVVEVALGNMARALDLLRRRPEQVDTKNQGRTALQVAAYLGQVDLVRLLLQARAGVDLPDDEGNTALHYAALGNQPEVGRVLLNAGCRADAINSTQSTALHVAVQRGFLEVVRALCEHGCDVNLPDAHSDTPLHSAISAGTGASGIVEVLTEVPNIDVTATNSQGFTLLHHASLKGHSLAVRKILARARQLVDAKKEDGFTALHLAALNNHREVAQILIREGRCDVNVRNRKLQSPLHLAVQQAHVGLVPLLVDAGCSVNAEDEEGDTALHVALQRHQLLPLVADGAGGDPGPLQLMSRLQASGLPGSTELTVGAAVACFLALEGADVSYTNHRGRSPLDLAAEGRVLKALQGCAQRFRERQAGGGAAPGPRHALGTPNTVTNLHVGAAPGPEAAECLVCSELALLVLFSPCQHRTVCEECARRMKKCIRCQVAVSKKLRADGSEVASAAPAPGPPRQLVEELQSRYRQMEERITCPICIDSHIRLVFQCGHGACAPCGSALSACPICRQPIRDRIQIFV; this is translated from the exons ATGGACCCCTCTGCCCACAGGTCCCGAGCAGCCCCGCCCAACATGGACCCAGACCCCCAGGCGGGCGTGCAGGTGGGCATGCGGGTGGTGCGCGGCGTGGACTGGAAGTGGGGCCAGCAGGACGGCGGCGAGGGCGGCGTGGGCACGGTGGTGGAGCTTGGCCGCCACGGCAGCCCCTCGACACCCGACCGCACGGTGGTCGTGCAGTGGGACCAGGGCACACGCACCAACTACCGCGCCGGCTACCAGGGCGCGCACGACCTGCTGCTCTACGACAACGCCCAGATTG gcgTCCGGCACCCCAACATCATCTGTGACTGCTGCAAGAAGCACGGGCTGCGGGGGATGCGCTGGAAGTGCCGCGTGTGCCTGGACTACGACCTCTGCACGCAGTGCTACATGCACAACAAGCACGAGCTTGCCCACGCCTTCGACCGCTACGAGACAGCCCACTCACGCCC TGTCACGCTGAGTCCCCGCCAGGGCCTCCTGAGGATCCCACTAAGGGGCATCTTCCAGGGCGCGAAGGTGGTGCGAGGCCCCGACTGGGAGTGGGGCTCACAGGATG gaggggaagggaaaccAGGCCGTGTGGTGGACATCCGTGGCTGGGATGTGGAGACAGGCCGGAGTGTGGCCAGCGTGACGTGGGCTGATGGTACCACGAACGTGTACCGTGTGGGCCACAAGGGCAAGGTGGACCTCAAGTGTGTGGGCGAGGCAGCAGGCGGCTTCTACTATAAGGACCACCTCCCAAGGCTTG GCAAGCCGGCCGAGCTGCAGCGCAGGGTGAGTGCTGACGGTCAGCCCTTCCAGCACGGGGACAAGGTCAAATGTCTGCTGGACACTGACGTCCTGCGGGAGATGCAGGAAGGCCACGGCGGCTGGAACCCCAGGATGGCGGAG TTTATCGGACAGACGGGCACCGTGCATCGCATCACGGACCGCGGGGACGTGCGCGTGCAGTTCAACCACGAGACGCGCTGGACCTTCCACCCCGGGGCGCTCACCAAG GCCCTGGGCCGCGTCGGGAAAGTGGTGAAAGTGTTTGGAGACGGGAACCTGCGTGTAGCAGTCGCTGGTCAGCGGTGGACCTTCAGCCCCTCCTGCCTGGTGGCCTACCGGCCCGAGGAGGATGCCAACCTGGACGTGGCTGAGCGCGCCCGGGAGAACAAAA GCTCACTGAGCGTGGCCCTGGACAAGCTTCGGGCCCAGAAGAGTGACCCGGAGCACCCGGGAAGGCTGGTGGTGGAGGTGGCGCTGGGTAACATGGCCCGGGCTCTGGACCTGCTGCGGAGGCGTCCAGAGCAG GTGGACACCAAGAACCAAGGCAGGACCGCTCTGCAAGTGGCTGCCTACCTGGGTCAGGTGGACTTGGTACGGCTGCTGCTACAAGCCAGGGCGGGCGTGGACCTGCCGGACGATGAGGGCAACACGGCGCTGCACTACGCGGCCCTGGG GAACCAGCCTGAGGTCGGCAGGGTGCTCCTGAATGCTGGGTGCCGGGCAGATGCCATCAACAGCACCCAGAGCACAGCGCTGCACGTGGCCGTGCAgaggggcttcctggaggtggtgcGGGCCCTGTGTGAGCATGGCTGTGACGTCAACCTGCCT GATGCCCACTCGGACACGCCCCTGCACTCCGCCATCTCGGCGGGCACTGGCGCCAGTGGCATCGTCGAGGTCCTCACGGAGGTGCCAAACATCGATGTCACCGCCACCAACAGCCAGGGTTTCACCTTGCTGCACCATGCCTCCCTCAAAGGCCACTCGCT AGCTGTGAGAAAGATTCTGGCTCGGGCACGGCAGCTGGTGGACGCCAAGAAGGAGGACGGCTTCACGGCGCTCCACCTGGCCGCCCTCAACAACCACCGTGAGGTGGCCCAGATCCTCATCCGGGAG GGCCGCTGTGACGTGAATGTGCGCAACCGGAAGCTGCAGTCCCCGCTGCATCTAGCCGTGCAGCAGGCCCATGTGGGGCTGGTGCCACTGCTGGTGGACGCTGGGTGCAGTGTCAACGCCGAGGACGAGGAGGGGGACACAGCCCTGCACGTGGCGCTGCAGCGTCATCAGCTGCTGCCCCTGGTGGCTGATGGGGCCGGGGGGGACCCAGGGCCCTTGCAGCTGATGTCCAGG CTACAGGCCTCGGGCCTCCCCGGCAGCACGGAGCTGACGGTGGGCGCGGCGGTCGCCTGCTTCCTGGCGCTGGAGGGCGCCGACGTGAGCTACACCAACCACCGCGGCCGGAGCCCGCTGGACCTGGCCGCCGAGGGCCGCGTGCTCAAGGCCCTTCAAGGCTGCGCCCAGCGCTTCCG GGAGCGACAGGCGGGCGGGGGCGcggccccaggccccaggcacGCGCTCGGGACCCCCAACACCGTGACGAACCTGCACGTGGGCGCCGCGCCGGGGCCCGAGGCTGCTGAGTGCCTGGTGTGCTCCGAGCTGGCGCTGCTGGTGCTGTTCTCGCCATGCCAGCACCGCACCGTGTGCGAGG AGTGCGCGCGCAGGATGAAGAAGTGCATCAGGTGCCAGGTGGCCGTCAGCAAGAAGCTACGCGCAG ACGGCTCTGAGGTGGCGAGTgccgcccccgcccccggcccgccgcgCCAGCTGGTGGAGGAGCTGCAGAGCCGCTACCGGCAGATGGAGGAACGTATCACCTGCCCCATCTGCATCGACAGCCACATCCGCCTCGTGTTCCAGTGCGGCCACGGCGCATGCGCCCCCTGCGGCTCCGCGCTCAGCGCCTGCCCGATCTGCCGCCAGCCCATCCGCGACCGCATCCAGATCTTCGTGTGA
- the MIB2 gene encoding E3 ubiquitin-protein ligase MIB2 isoform X27, which yields MRWKCRVCLDYDLCTQCYMHNKHELAHAFDRYETAHSRPVTLSPRQGLLRIPLRGIFQGAKVVRGPDWEWGSQDGGEGKPGRVVDIRGWDVETGRSVASVTWADGTTNVYRVGHKGKVDLKCVGEAAGGFYYKDHLPRLGKPAELQRRVSADGQPFQHGDKVKCLLDTDVLREMQEGHGGWNPRMAEFIGQTGTVHRITDRGDVRVQFNHETRWTFHPGALTKHHSFWVGDVVRVIGDLDTVKRLQAGHGEWTDDMAPALGRVGKVVKVFGDGNLRVAVAGQRWTFSPSCLVAYRPEEDANLDVAERARENKSSLSVALDKLRAQKSDPEHPGRLVVEVALGNMARALDLLRRRPEQVDTKNQGRTALQVAAYLGQVDLVRLLLQARAGVDLPDDEGNTALHYAALGNQPEVGRVLLNAGCRADAINSTQSTALHVAVQRGFLEVVRALCEHGCDVNLPDAHSDTPLHSAISAGTGASGIVEVLTEVPNIDVTATNSQGFTLLHHASLKGHSLAVRKILARARQLVDAKKEDGFTALHLAALNNHREVAQILIREGRCDVNVRNRKLQSPLHLAVQQAHVGLVPLLVDAGCSVNAEDEEGDTALHVALQRHQLLPLVADGAGGDPGPLQLMSRLQASGLPGSTELTVGAAVACFLALEGADVSYTNHRGRSPLDLAAEGRVLKALQGCAQRFRERQAGGGAAPGPRHALGTPNTVTNLHVGAAPGPEAAECLVCSELALLVLFSPCQHRTVCEECARRMKKCIRCQVAVSKKLRADGSEVASAAPAPGPPRQLVEELQSRYRQMEERITCPICIDSHIRLVFQCGHGACAPCGSALSACPICRQPIRDRIQIFV from the exons ATGCGCTGGAAGTGCCGCGTGTGCCTGGACTACGACCTCTGCACGCAGTGCTACATGCACAACAAGCACGAGCTTGCCCACGCCTTCGACCGCTACGAGACAGCCCACTCACGCCC TGTCACGCTGAGTCCCCGCCAGGGCCTCCTGAGGATCCCACTAAGGGGCATCTTCCAGGGCGCGAAGGTGGTGCGAGGCCCCGACTGGGAGTGGGGCTCACAGGATG gaggggaagggaaaccAGGCCGTGTGGTGGACATCCGTGGCTGGGATGTGGAGACAGGCCGGAGTGTGGCCAGCGTGACGTGGGCTGATGGTACCACGAACGTGTACCGTGTGGGCCACAAGGGCAAGGTGGACCTCAAGTGTGTGGGCGAGGCAGCAGGCGGCTTCTACTATAAGGACCACCTCCCAAGGCTTG GCAAGCCGGCCGAGCTGCAGCGCAGGGTGAGTGCTGACGGTCAGCCCTTCCAGCACGGGGACAAGGTCAAATGTCTGCTGGACACTGACGTCCTGCGGGAGATGCAGGAAGGCCACGGCGGCTGGAACCCCAGGATGGCGGAG TTTATCGGACAGACGGGCACCGTGCATCGCATCACGGACCGCGGGGACGTGCGCGTGCAGTTCAACCACGAGACGCGCTGGACCTTCCACCCCGGGGCGCTCACCAAG CACCACTCCTTCTGGGTGGGCGACGTGGTCCGGGTCATCGGCGACCTTGACACGGTGAAGCGGctgcaggctgggcatggcgaGTGGACGGACGACATGGCCCCT GCCCTGGGCCGCGTCGGGAAAGTGGTGAAAGTGTTTGGAGACGGGAACCTGCGTGTAGCAGTCGCTGGTCAGCGGTGGACCTTCAGCCCCTCCTGCCTGGTGGCCTACCGGCCCGAGGAGGATGCCAACCTGGACGTGGCTGAGCGCGCCCGGGAGAACAAAA GCTCACTGAGCGTGGCCCTGGACAAGCTTCGGGCCCAGAAGAGTGACCCGGAGCACCCGGGAAGGCTGGTGGTGGAGGTGGCGCTGGGTAACATGGCCCGGGCTCTGGACCTGCTGCGGAGGCGTCCAGAGCAG GTGGACACCAAGAACCAAGGCAGGACCGCTCTGCAAGTGGCTGCCTACCTGGGTCAGGTGGACTTGGTACGGCTGCTGCTACAAGCCAGGGCGGGCGTGGACCTGCCGGACGATGAGGGCAACACGGCGCTGCACTACGCGGCCCTGGG GAACCAGCCTGAGGTCGGCAGGGTGCTCCTGAATGCTGGGTGCCGGGCAGATGCCATCAACAGCACCCAGAGCACAGCGCTGCACGTGGCCGTGCAgaggggcttcctggaggtggtgcGGGCCCTGTGTGAGCATGGCTGTGACGTCAACCTGCCT GATGCCCACTCGGACACGCCCCTGCACTCCGCCATCTCGGCGGGCACTGGCGCCAGTGGCATCGTCGAGGTCCTCACGGAGGTGCCAAACATCGATGTCACCGCCACCAACAGCCAGGGTTTCACCTTGCTGCACCATGCCTCCCTCAAAGGCCACTCGCT AGCTGTGAGAAAGATTCTGGCTCGGGCACGGCAGCTGGTGGACGCCAAGAAGGAGGACGGCTTCACGGCGCTCCACCTGGCCGCCCTCAACAACCACCGTGAGGTGGCCCAGATCCTCATCCGGGAG GGCCGCTGTGACGTGAATGTGCGCAACCGGAAGCTGCAGTCCCCGCTGCATCTAGCCGTGCAGCAGGCCCATGTGGGGCTGGTGCCACTGCTGGTGGACGCTGGGTGCAGTGTCAACGCCGAGGACGAGGAGGGGGACACAGCCCTGCACGTGGCGCTGCAGCGTCATCAGCTGCTGCCCCTGGTGGCTGATGGGGCCGGGGGGGACCCAGGGCCCTTGCAGCTGATGTCCAGG CTACAGGCCTCGGGCCTCCCCGGCAGCACGGAGCTGACGGTGGGCGCGGCGGTCGCCTGCTTCCTGGCGCTGGAGGGCGCCGACGTGAGCTACACCAACCACCGCGGCCGGAGCCCGCTGGACCTGGCCGCCGAGGGCCGCGTGCTCAAGGCCCTTCAAGGCTGCGCCCAGCGCTTCCG GGAGCGACAGGCGGGCGGGGGCGcggccccaggccccaggcacGCGCTCGGGACCCCCAACACCGTGACGAACCTGCACGTGGGCGCCGCGCCGGGGCCCGAGGCTGCTGAGTGCCTGGTGTGCTCCGAGCTGGCGCTGCTGGTGCTGTTCTCGCCATGCCAGCACCGCACCGTGTGCGAGG AGTGCGCGCGCAGGATGAAGAAGTGCATCAGGTGCCAGGTGGCCGTCAGCAAGAAGCTACGCGCAG ACGGCTCTGAGGTGGCGAGTgccgcccccgcccccggcccgccgcgCCAGCTGGTGGAGGAGCTGCAGAGCCGCTACCGGCAGATGGAGGAACGTATCACCTGCCCCATCTGCATCGACAGCCACATCCGCCTCGTGTTCCAGTGCGGCCACGGCGCATGCGCCCCCTGCGGCTCCGCGCTCAGCGCCTGCCCGATCTGCCGCCAGCCCATCCGCGACCGCATCCAGATCTTCGTGTGA
- the MIB2 gene encoding E3 ubiquitin-protein ligase MIB2 isoform X7, whose protein sequence is MDPSAHRSRAAPPNMDPDPQAGVQVGMRVVRGVDWKWGQQDGGEGGVGTVVELGRHGSPSTPDRTVVVQWDQGTRTNYRAGYQGAHDLLLYDNAQIGVRHPNIICDCCKKHGLRGMRWKCRVCLDYDLCTQCYMHNKHELAHAFDRYETAHSRPVTLSPRQGLLRIPLRGIFQGAKVVRGPDWEWGSQDGGEGKPGRVVDIRGWDVETGRSVASVTWADGTTNVYRVGHKGKVDLKCVGEAAGGFYYKDHLPRLGKPAELQRRVSADGQPFQHGDKVKCLLDTDVLREMQEGHGGWNPRMAEFIGQTGTVHRITDRGDVRVQFNHETRWTFHPGALTKHHSFWVGDVVRVIGDLDTVKRLQAGHGEWTDDMAPALGRVGKVVKVFGDGNLRVAVAGQRWTFSPSCLVAYRPEEDANLDVAERARENKSSLSVALDKLRAQKSDPEHPGRLVVEVALGNMARALDLLRRRPEQVDTKNQGRTALQVAAYLGQVDLVRLLLQARAGVDLPDDEGNTALHYAALGNQPEVGRVLLNAGCRADAINSTQSTALHVAVQRGFLEVVRALCEHGCDVNLPDAHSDTPLHSAISAGTGASGIVEVLTEVPNIDVTATNSQGFTLLHHASLKGHSLAVRKILARARQLVDAKKEDGFTALHLAALNNHREVAQILIREGRCDVNVRNRKLQSPLHLAVQQAHVGLVPLLVDAGCSVNAEDEEGDTALHVALQRHQLLPLVADGAGGDPGPLQLMSRLQASGLPGSTELTVGAAVACFLALEGADVSYTNHRGRSPLDLAAEGRVLKALQGCAQRFRERQAGGGAAPGPRHALGTPNTVTNLHVGAAPGPEAAECLVCSELALLVLFSPCQHRTVCEECARRMKKCIRCQVAVSKKLRADGSEVASAAPAPGPPRQLVEELQSRYRQMEERITCPICIDSHIRLVFQCGHGACAPCGSALSACPICRQPIRDRIQIFV, encoded by the exons ATGGACCCCTCTGCCCACAGGTCCCGAGCAGCCCCGCCCAACATGGACCCAGACCCCCAGGCGGGCGTGCAGGTGGGCATGCGGGTGGTGCGCGGCGTGGACTGGAAGTGGGGCCAGCAGGACGGCGGCGAGGGCGGCGTGGGCACGGTGGTGGAGCTTGGCCGCCACGGCAGCCCCTCGACACCCGACCGCACGGTGGTCGTGCAGTGGGACCAGGGCACACGCACCAACTACCGCGCCGGCTACCAGGGCGCGCACGACCTGCTGCTCTACGACAACGCCCAGATTG gcgTCCGGCACCCCAACATCATCTGTGACTGCTGCAAGAAGCACGGGCTGCGGGGGATGCGCTGGAAGTGCCGCGTGTGCCTGGACTACGACCTCTGCACGCAGTGCTACATGCACAACAAGCACGAGCTTGCCCACGCCTTCGACCGCTACGAGACAGCCCACTCACGCCC TGTCACGCTGAGTCCCCGCCAGGGCCTCCTGAGGATCCCACTAAGGGGCATCTTCCAGGGCGCGAAGGTGGTGCGAGGCCCCGACTGGGAGTGGGGCTCACAGGATG gaggggaagggaaaccAGGCCGTGTGGTGGACATCCGTGGCTGGGATGTGGAGACAGGCCGGAGTGTGGCCAGCGTGACGTGGGCTGATGGTACCACGAACGTGTACCGTGTGGGCCACAAGGGCAAGGTGGACCTCAAGTGTGTGGGCGAGGCAGCAGGCGGCTTCTACTATAAGGACCACCTCCCAAGGCTTG GCAAGCCGGCCGAGCTGCAGCGCAGGGTGAGTGCTGACGGTCAGCCCTTCCAGCACGGGGACAAGGTCAAATGTCTGCTGGACACTGACGTCCTGCGGGAGATGCAGGAAGGCCACGGCGGCTGGAACCCCAGGATGGCGGAG TTTATCGGACAGACGGGCACCGTGCATCGCATCACGGACCGCGGGGACGTGCGCGTGCAGTTCAACCACGAGACGCGCTGGACCTTCCACCCCGGGGCGCTCACCAAG CACCACTCCTTCTGGGTGGGCGACGTGGTCCGGGTCATCGGCGACCTTGACACGGTGAAGCGGctgcaggctgggcatggcgaGTGGACGGACGACATGGCCCCT GCCCTGGGCCGCGTCGGGAAAGTGGTGAAAGTGTTTGGAGACGGGAACCTGCGTGTAGCAGTCGCTGGTCAGCGGTGGACCTTCAGCCCCTCCTGCCTGGTGGCCTACCGGCCCGAGGAGGATGCCAACCTGGACGTGGCTGAGCGCGCCCGGGAGAACAAAA GCTCACTGAGCGTGGCCCTGGACAAGCTTCGGGCCCAGAAGAGTGACCCGGAGCACCCGGGAAGGCTGGTGGTGGAGGTGGCGCTGGGTAACATGGCCCGGGCTCTGGACCTGCTGCGGAGGCGTCCAGAGCAG GTGGACACCAAGAACCAAGGCAGGACCGCTCTGCAAGTGGCTGCCTACCTGGGTCAGGTGGACTTGGTACGGCTGCTGCTACAAGCCAGGGCGGGCGTGGACCTGCCGGACGATGAGGGCAACACGGCGCTGCACTACGCGGCCCTGGG GAACCAGCCTGAGGTCGGCAGGGTGCTCCTGAATGCTGGGTGCCGGGCAGATGCCATCAACAGCACCCAGAGCACAGCGCTGCACGTGGCCGTGCAgaggggcttcctggaggtggtgcGGGCCCTGTGTGAGCATGGCTGTGACGTCAACCTGCCT GATGCCCACTCGGACACGCCCCTGCACTCCGCCATCTCGGCGGGCACTGGCGCCAGTGGCATCGTCGAGGTCCTCACGGAGGTGCCAAACATCGATGTCACCGCCACCAACAGCCAGGGTTTCACCTTGCTGCACCATGCCTCCCTCAAAGGCCACTCGCT AGCTGTGAGAAAGATTCTGGCTCGGGCACGGCAGCTGGTGGACGCCAAGAAGGAGGACGGCTTCACGGCGCTCCACCTGGCCGCCCTCAACAACCACCGTGAGGTGGCCCAGATCCTCATCCGGGAG GGCCGCTGTGACGTGAATGTGCGCAACCGGAAGCTGCAGTCCCCGCTGCATCTAGCCGTGCAGCAGGCCCATGTGGGGCTGGTGCCACTGCTGGTGGACGCTGGGTGCAGTGTCAACGCCGAGGACGAGGAGGGGGACACAGCCCTGCACGTGGCGCTGCAGCGTCATCAGCTGCTGCCCCTGGTGGCTGATGGGGCCGGGGGGGACCCAGGGCCCTTGCAGCTGATGTCCAGG CTACAGGCCTCGGGCCTCCCCGGCAGCACGGAGCTGACGGTGGGCGCGGCGGTCGCCTGCTTCCTGGCGCTGGAGGGCGCCGACGTGAGCTACACCAACCACCGCGGCCGGAGCCCGCTGGACCTGGCCGCCGAGGGCCGCGTGCTCAAGGCCCTTCAAGGCTGCGCCCAGCGCTTCCG GGAGCGACAGGCGGGCGGGGGCGcggccccaggccccaggcacGCGCTCGGGACCCCCAACACCGTGACGAACCTGCACGTGGGCGCCGCGCCGGGGCCCGAGGCTGCTGAGTGCCTGGTGTGCTCCGAGCTGGCGCTGCTGGTGCTGTTCTCGCCATGCCAGCACCGCACCGTGTGCGAGG AGTGCGCGCGCAGGATGAAGAAGTGCATCAGGTGCCAGGTGGCCGTCAGCAAGAAGCTACGCGCAG ACGGCTCTGAGGTGGCGAGTgccgcccccgcccccggcccgccgcgCCAGCTGGTGGAGGAGCTGCAGAGCCGCTACCGGCAGATGGAGGAACGTATCACCTGCCCCATCTGCATCGACAGCCACATCCGCCTCGTGTTCCAGTGCGGCCACGGCGCATGCGCCCCCTGCGGCTCCGCGCTCAGCGCCTGCCCGATCTGCCGCCAGCCCATCCGCGACCGCATCCAGATCTTCGTGTGA